One genomic region from Terriglobus aquaticus encodes:
- a CDS encoding LysM peptidoglycan-binding domain-containing protein, which produces MADQAALEQKYAKVGQVLTGFSDEGTKMEGIFMNGDKLVLKCSVPSKVIVNRIWDTIKSVDPTYSDFEIQMTQTGPDEQPYTIKHGDTLSAICLRFYGHANKYPEVAKANNVDANNIPVGTTIQLPVLS; this is translated from the coding sequence ATGGCAGATCAGGCCGCATTGGAACAGAAGTACGCAAAAGTAGGACAGGTTCTTACAGGATTCAGCGATGAGGGCACGAAGATGGAAGGCATCTTCATGAACGGCGACAAGCTGGTGCTGAAGTGCTCGGTGCCGTCCAAGGTGATTGTGAACCGCATCTGGGACACGATTAAATCCGTCGATCCGACCTACTCCGATTTCGAGATCCAGATGACGCAGACCGGGCCCGACGAGCAGCCGTACACCATCAAGCACGGCGACACGCTGAGCGCGATCTGCCTGCGCTTCTATGGCCACGCCAACAAGTACCCCGAAGTCGCCAAAGCCAACAACGTGGATGCCAACAACATCCCGGTGGGAACCACGATCCAGTTGCCGGTGCTGTCGTAG